Proteins encoded together in one Oreochromis aureus strain Israel breed Guangdong linkage group 23, ZZ_aureus, whole genome shotgun sequence window:
- the LOC120436047 gene encoding uncharacterized protein LOC120436047 gives MNGTIQRALCKVVGDQPEMWDEYLDAVMFGLRTKKQVTTKYSPYYLMFGREARYPSEIPEEFMVDESVEDIVGQEELSEDIQKHQKLLELVKDNVVKAQEKTKGKIKMMTRDVVFKVGDKVLRANIRSQQRKGGKLEANFLGPYIITAIQGKSADLQDSNGTIIPKVNIDQLKLSKDSMPRVPHRGSKKTAATLPTAQPGPAAPQAAAAPASALASQATAAPVAVAPPPPPPRATQPTAPMASLTSLSVQTQHPSPVPQGIAITVSDPESGATAQKENEPATSATAPEYATAVQTESQTAADPASKTITADQASQTTTADPASQTTTADQASQTTTAADPSSQTTAPNATTTQASAPQITAQQSTAQTMEATVPLVTPAPATATQASPAPPPASPSQRYTEPVAEKYIMDAWAGKSPHVLLSKIGAYKLFYWDIQQIGPDMELESESINAYLAIMVRQCNRHNSAKAAFIDSFSMTAIWKRKAPRLKIKPMEHEVILGIVNEHHHWTLVVIYPQEKKSLYLDPLGETKQGIQNCLESTRAFMRKKGCNVSRWTCDTVKHPKQLDATSCGVFALKFAEKILQKESIDFPSTKKAINTHRLQIATTLLLETDDLTNICLFCGEEEHETDNKWIQCEMCLRWFHQLCVKSPPPEDVFICFACT, from the exons CCTTATTACCTAATGTTTGGCAGAGAGGCTCGCTATCCTTCCGAAATCCCAGAAGAGTTCATG GTTGATGAGAGTGTGGAAGACATTGTGGGGCAGGAGGAGCTGTCGGAAGACATTCAAAAGCATCAAAAGCTGTTGGAACTGGTGAAGGACAATGTGGTCAAAGctcaggaaaaaacaaagggcaaaataaaaatgatgacgAGAGATGTCGTCTTCAAAGTTGGTGACAAAGTTTTAAGAGCTAACATAAGAAGTCAGCAGAGGAAAGGGGGAAAACTTGAAGCAAACTTTTTAGGCCCTTACATTATTACAGCAATCCAAGGTAAAAGTGCAGATCTTCAGGATTCCAATGGGACAATCATTCCAAAAGTAAATATTGACCAACTAAAGTTAAGCAAAGACAGCATGCCAAGAGTGCCACACCGGGgttcaaagaaaacagcagccaCATTACCAACAGCACAACCAGGTCCAGCAGCACCAcaagctgcagcagcaccagcaTCTGCTCTAGCTTCACAGGCTACAGCAGCACCAGTGGCGgtagcaccaccaccacctcctcctagAGCTACACAGCCTACAGCACCAATGGCATCACTTACATCACTATCGGTTCAAACACAACATCCATCTCCAGTTCCACAAGGTATAGCAATAACGGTATCAGATCCAGAGTCAGGAGCAACAGCACAGAAAGAGAACGAACCAGCCACAAGTGCTACAGCACCAGAATATGCTACAGCTGTACAAACCGAATCCCAAACAGCAGCAGACCCAGCCTCAAAGACCATAACAGCAGACCAGGCCTCACAAACCACAACAGCAGACCCAGCCTCACAAACCACAACAGCAGACCAGGCCTCACAAACCACAACGGCAGCAGACCCATCCTCACAGACCACAGCTCCAAATGCTACAACCACACAAGCCTCAGCTCCACAGATTACAGCCCAGCAATCTACAGCACAAACCATGGAAGCAACAGTTCCACTTGTGACACCAGCCCCAGCAACAGCCACACAAGCTAGCCCTGCACCACCTCCAGCATCACCCTCTCAGAGATACACTGAACCTGTTGCagagaaat ATATAATGGATGCCTGGGCTGGAAAGAGTCCTCACGTTCTACTCTCCAAAATTGGTGCTTACAAATTATTCTACTGGGATATCCAACAAATTGGTCCGGACATGGAGTTGGAAAGTGAG TCTATTAATGCATATCTTGCGATCATGGTGAGACAATGCAATCGCCATAATTCAGCCAAAGCAGCATTCATTGATTCATTTTCAATGACTGCCATTTGGAAGAGAAAAGCTCCAAGACTCAAG ATCAAACCCATGGAGCATGAAGTGATTCTGGGAATTGTAAATGAACATCATCACTGGACATTAGTG GTCATTTACCCACAAGAAAAGAAGTCGCTGTATCTTGATCCACTCGGAGAAACTAAACAAGGTATCCAAAATTGTTTGGAATCAACAAG GGCATTCATGCGAAAAAAAGGATGCAACGTCTCAAGATGGACTTGTGACACAGTCAAACACCCAAAACAATTGGACGCTACCTCATGTGGAGTCTTTGCATTGAAA TTTGCTGAAAAGATCTTGCAAAAAGAGTCAATAGACTTTCCGTCTACAAAAAAggccataaacacacacaggctgcaAATTGCCACCACTCTCCTCCTAGAGACAG atgACTTGACAAACATCTGTCTTTTCTGCGGCGAAGAAGAGCATGAAACTGACAACAAATGG attcaGTGTGAGATGTGTTTGCGGTGGTTCCACCAGCTCTGCGTGAAAAGCCCACCACCAGAAGacgtgtttatttgtttcgctTGTACATAG